The genomic interval gactaatgtttacgTCCACCAAAAGACTAGTACTCAACGTATCCTAAACCAGCATTAAagttttttatgatttttttcaacccagtaaaagtttagtaaACCTTCGTCTTGGAAGAGTATTTCTTCCACTATTTGCACTGCAGGCCAACCATATCATTTGCAAGGAACTTGAGTGACCCTATTTACATAGCCTAGCAGCAGATGGATGGCCTAAAATTAAAATAGGATTGTTGTAacaactggattcatgctcaattccaaaacaaaatgaaataaatctaagcctCACTGAGGCTGGTCTATGCATCCGACTGTCGTTGGATTTAATGCTTCAATTCTGTAGCcatggcttctaagatgagagcagcgCTGACCTAGTTATAGTCGAGGTCAGCTGACCTAGTTATTGCGGACGCCACAGAAAGTACCTCAGCTTGAACATGACGTTTCAATTatattacagtattttataccatgaaacaaaaaaagcagcccttgtatgcaagaaagacgaaggaggtaaatttaaatttaaaactaagccctatatcataagatttaattaattttaagcgttgtctgGTGAGCTGCCGTCTTCCCATTAatataaaccttcggcatccctaatgaattttgcactgactctgatatttgttatatagAAACTGCTGATTAcacactaaaatgaacaacaaaaactgTATTTGGGGGAGACGAATGTAGTTTGcaccgagacggtatgctactgtctgactaATATGTGATTAccattgttgaatattacaaGGCTTGCAGGcctaaatcaactgattttgtaaacgatgtcaaaatgatgtcttatgcagcaGTTCTGTGTTaccatatgtcacttcatggagtgaatgggtaaaggctacgtcacagttTAGGCcacgcaatctgatagcaacttGTTTGATTGggtaaaattctcaagatggctgcctcgactcacaccagccatttgtacagtattgtcattttgttctacatgttattcggtgaaatctgattaaaataataaagtgtgatactttttagaaaacTTAGAGTATCGTGCTTTccactgaaatatattttagtcaggtgttgtcttgtcctttaaaatgAAAGCTTCATACAACTGCGTGAATTATATCTAGACACCCcgcagttctctcagaatgtttgaaaatattggaTGCAAAGgcggctgaaaaggttgaaaaattagggtaaataTATGGGAATGTGATTTGCTAGGTGCACGGTTGACAAGATGGACTGTAAGTCACACCGTTTAGAGGTTTGCCGTTCTGGAACCACTGTACCAGTGGATTGTCCTGCTCCCCTACAGCCGACCTTGCCACACATTTGAACTCAGCAGTCTTTCCGGCCGTCACTATCACAGATTTCAGCTTCTCCACCCAAATAGGCCCCGCTGCAAGAacgtgaaaataaaacaaatcatttgttAACCTCCACAgggtaaacacaaaacaaaaacaaggcaGTCACAGGATTGAGCAGTTCGTAAAACTGCATGaagttcaagtcatgtgatacattcaaatacttACCTCTAAACCAAataaaagtagaatgattgacactgacATACATAGATATAATCCTCTAATTTATACAGTGCTAAGAACCTGCCATTAAATCAACGAGAAAGACCagaattattacactgtcacaactatgactgtttatcatatgcataaggattgcagagcagtaagcttgtgtgtttatgtagttgtaaatcattgtggtggtaaaggaCACTGTGGGGAGTTAGTGCCTAAGTTCATTACAGAGGtatttgatatgcaaatcagaaactgcatttggcaatctaTGTATTATTGGAGGCAACAGCAACCCTGTGAATAggtgagcaaaatgttgagctatgaaaGACTTctttggtctttgatatgcaaatcgccaCTGAtaattggctatctgtgtactatgggtggccgcTGTAATCCTATGATtgcctatctgtgtactataggTGACCACTGTAATCCTATAATTGGCAATCTGTGTACTACGGGTGGCCaatgcaaccctatgattggctatctgtgtactattgGTGACCACTGTAATCCTATTAtgcctatctgtgtactatgggtgaccactGTAATCCTATTATtgcctatctgtgtactatggatGACCACTGTAACCCTATGATTGGATGtttgtgtactatgggtgaccactgtaaccctatgattggccatctgtgtactatgggtggccactgtaaccctatgattgcctatctgtgtactatgggtgaccactGTAATCCTATGATTGCCTAgttgtgtactatgggtgaccactgtaaccctatgattgcctatctgtgtactatgggtgaccactgtaaccctatgattgcctatctgtgtactatgggtggccgcTGTAATCCTATAATTGCCTATCTATGTACTATAGGTGATCACTGTAACCCTATGATtgcctatctgtgtactatgggtgaccactgtaatcctatgattgcctatctgtgtactataggTGACCACTGtaatcctatgattggctatctgtgtactatgggtgaccactATAACCCTATGATTGGGCATAAACTTTATACTAAGAGCTGAAaattatggatagaggaaaccggagtacccaAGATAAACCGACCACTCGGTAGTTGGTGACGAACTATACCACGTGACgcacaccatatttgtggagGGCAAGTGGCCTTAACAAACCCTACAATGTCAATACGGTGACATGAACACTGTTCACTGATTATCATCACTAAGGCCCTCACAAGCAGTGGCAGCgcggaatctacaaattccctattTTAAGCACTTGCATTTCACATCCACTAAGATATTTTGATCACTTACAGTTCACATCCAGAGAAATATTTTGATCACTTACAGTTTAgacatacagatatgttttGACCATTCATATGTCAAAAAGCTTTGATCACTTACATTTCACATCCACAAAGATGTTCTGAACAGACCTCTGGCTtccatgtacagctgtacaggTGTACGTTCCTTCATCTGCCTCTGTCACATTTGAGATCTGCAATGTGTACTTGTCGTTACTGATCGTGTGACGCCCCACAGGCAGTGAGCCGCCTGTTCTGGCCCACTCTATATTGGGTAATGGGCTGAAAGCAAGATGCAGTTCAGGTTTAGTACCTACAAATATCTCCATTTGCGAATAGAAGACGTccaggagagaaaaaaaaacatgctagaTATTAAACAATGACACAGAAAACTGAATAATTTTGATTCTATATTGACATCTAAAAatacaagcaaaataaaaagaacGATCAGTGGAATATGTATAAAAGAAGAAtcaataatcatttatttactgtttaacTGTAATTTGTGAAAATCTGACCTGGATCTGAAAGGGCAAATTACAGACTGGCAGAAAGCTATTGGCATGAATTTAGGCATACCGGAGCCCTTAGCCAATGTTGGTCAAGAAATGACCCCTGGGTGATTGTAAGCCTTAAACACAGGAtaatgtgatacattcaaaatTCAACTTACTATCCATCAGGTATACATTGCAGGGTGAGTGTTTTCCCGAGTAAGGCAACAGAGCTCTCCCTGTCTGTAAACCATACCACAGTTGGAGCCCTCGAGGCGGGTGCGACtacaacatacacataaaaCCGTGAATTTGACATACTAATGTCTTCTGAGGGCCTGGGAATAAATTCTTGCTTGATTGTTACCACAAAggcattgttttgaaaattaaatttcactACAGTGTTCACTACATTGGCTTGTATGTAGTGTCCTTTGTGATAGCATGTATATACGCTAAATGACCTAAGGTTTCGCCCTGGGACTCGGAAAGTTTATACCAGGATTCACTGTTACTGACTGAGGGCCGTGCGAGAGCATgaggggtggtcaggggattatactgagAGTTTAAGATTGTTATAAAaatttagtctatgctcctatgACCAACAGTTCacgttttcctcagttttaatctaaataattttagtacatgcactttgtaaCAGGTTGAGtgttttattatcgttattttgtgataaatgggaatttgtgTGAAAACTCCATGGGGATTCAGCGTGACTTCCCAGTGCCTTTCCGTAAgtagagtgtcatgtcaaaCATCCATTTTTAACCTGAAACACTTTCCGTATGCATAACTatagcagaatttagcacagTGAACCCATACTTGCAAACTAAGCCTACCAGCAAACGAGATGAAGTTGTCAAATTGCCATCAAAGCGACACTTCCACACGTGTTTGCACCCCTGCAGTTCATTTAGtcgtaatttgaaagactgttaACTTCCACCCATATTTCATAAACATGgatacttaatttacttaatataaTATCGAGTCCCCTCAGAAGAAATTTCAGTCATGCAGACTGGTTTTATCTACACTTACAACCACAGGACTCTGATATTCCACCTGTCTTGTCTGTCGCCGGCGACACATAATTCACGTCTAAGGaaaactgtatacaggaaatcataaaccatagagatatttctcagtgaaattcgtttttaggcaaaatacattttaacacaTATCCGTTTCAAAATGAGGCCTCTAAGCAGACAACCGTTCACCAGATAAcagtgtgaggtgacttccacataTGCCTAGCCCGAGTAATTGATTCGTCTGCAGTGTTTCTAAAACACAGCCTGTCTTAATGCTTTCTCCAATTTCATTCATGAGTATAtttagagatatacatgtaggcctactggtcgAAAGACCTGCAcccctcactgtcagtgacttgaccccatgcGGCGAGGATAAGTAACCAGAGCTAAGTGCCATGGAGGGTAATGAAACGGTGGAggctaatcactctcttctAACATCTTGCCGCTAACTCGTGCAAAAGTAAACCACAGTAACTCacgtgcgaaactttaggtatatatgtatattttagttCAATAAAAAGATATGGACCCTAGATAAATctttagatttggtagcaagccTAACAAAAAGCTTGCCAGATGAATGCAAAATGGtcaaatttggtaatttatggtaattaatagaCCACACTTGAGGGAACATCCCCAccatgtcattgtgctttatatgtcTGTTAAACTTCAGATCAATACACGTGGTACTTTTGAGAAagcacccctaacatttactgtaacactgattgtaatacacaaaacaataaatagtgAACTTTATAAAACATTCCCCCTCCACTTTTATGAGTTTTACAGCTCCATACAAGCAGTACTTTCTCAGTTCCCACTTCTAGATAAACCTATAATttactttaacactgattctaaaacacaatacactaagtcaggaattttaccatttacggtaattaatatgttcCTAgcgaatcaacaatggaatatccctctCGTGTTATTGCGCTCTACATGTcgaaaacctgagctcaatacaaaCGGTACTTTTTCAGATTCCACGCCTAACACTTTGCTTTTCGCATTACTGGGTGCCGACCCtaagggtatgacataagcttcGGTCTAAAAACTGCATAACGTAGAACGAAGGTGCTTGAGAATACGAACGTCGTGTGGCCTTAATTCTAGGCACGCATTCTATTTTGTGCAGAAACCATACCTGGGTTGACTTTAAATTTGGTGGGGCTACCAGAGACCCTGAGCTGAGCAACCACATTGTAGAGGGAGCAGTTGTACGTTTTTTCTCCAGCCAACTCATCACCCATTTCCACATTGATGAAATGTAGATCTCCTGTAAGGACAACAAAATGGTAAAACGGTGTATGGTAAATTTTCCATGAAACTCTCACACAGTAATTCAGTCACAAATCCAcgagaaaagaaaaattcaaaaattgttTTACCGGGCCACTCAATGTTGGAGATTTCCTTGACTGATGAGAACTTTGTTACAATCTGATGACACTACAAACCGTTTCTTAACCACAGACTGGAAGACAGAGAAGATACTGACCTACTTGATCAATGACGATTCGACCTCCAGTTATGATAGCTTCAGACTTGCCAATGAACCAATCATAGACGGCAGTGGGCACGCTCATTGGTTGGTCACGACAGGTTAAGGTCACGTGAGAACCAACATCATGCGTCCCAATATTCGCAACCGGAAGTGTTTTATAGTCGAGTAACTCTGCAACAAAGGGGACAAAATATTGATAcaatactgaaaaatgaaaaaatgtatagtTAACGTACACcaaatggattttatttatttatttatttcattggtgttttacgccgtactcaacaatatttcacttatatgacagcggccagtattattgtggaaggaaaccaggcagagccagtgggaaacccacaaccatccgcaggtggctgacagaAAATTCGTAGAGAGGAAGCCTgggaggaatccagcatgaactggacttgatctcacagcgaccgcattggtgagaggctccttggtcactgAGCTGtgctaccaactgagccacagaggctcccCAGATGGATTTTAAACAACATGGCAGCCCCACAACATACAACATGTAATGCCAACTTACGAGCCTTCTGAATTTCCACAACAGTAGACATGGATTTTCCGTGCGCATTACTGGCGAAGCATTGATAAAAGCCCTCATCATTGAGAGTGGGCCTCAACAGCTGTAGCCTCCCGCCGCTGACTTCTACAGAACCGGGCTGTTCAACGATCTTCACACCATTCCGATGCCACTCATACCTGGAACACAAACATGCACGAGTTAACACAGGTGTGTACACCATATTCTTAGTGTTTCATCAATCAATTTACAAATCAACATTGCTATTGTGGGCTCCATGAATCTGTTTACTGGACTGGTGTTTAGACAAAATGATTGACACCATGGcaggatttaattatttatttgattggcgcttAATGTTGTATTATAGTTGAAGGAAGCCTAAAATTTGTAGTAATGTAACAGAAGACAATAACGAAAAACATTCTCCAGAGCAAGATGTAAGAGTTGGGCTTTTGGATTCAatattttctctatttatttacttgattggtgtactcaagaatatttcacttatataacggtggacagcattgtggtgagaggaaaccaagaaGAGCTCGGggataaacccacaaccatccgcaggttgctggtcaCACTATGGTTGACcttctgaaacacaaacacagtgcATAAGTTGCATAAACTGACCGCACCAAACTATCCCCGCTCTCTCACAACACCTCAGTTTTCAAAATGACCATCAATAGATGAACTTACTCTACAGCAGGGATTCCATCAGCTGTACAATCTAATGTTTTTGAATCGGTTACATCCCAAAAAAATATCTTCTTTAAAAATCCACTGTTGATTTTAGGAGGTTCTgcttctgtaaaacaaaaaagatgagAAAACATTCTTTAACACTGGAAAATGTTTCTGTATGCATCTGTACCTAAATGCTTgctgaaatgtcacaaaataaacCACACAAAATCTAGACACAAaatgcctgattctgagagatcaATTCATCATAGGGAAAGATGCTTTGAGGTAGTATGATACCCTTCTGGGGCAAATGTAAGCTTCAGccccaaaagtaatattttatggcatgatattttttgtcatttgctGTAACTGTAGTGGGACCAAATTAGTGGTTTCTGGGCAAATTTCCAAGTGCAAAAGAAAAGACATCATGCAACTCACTTGCTTCTTCCTCATCAGACGAGATGTGGGTATAGACTACCACGTCACCTTCGCCTTTCTCCAGCCCCATAGACACCAGACAGCTGTAATTGCCCAGGATCTCCAGGAAGGCCTGATCTCGATCAAACCCCGTCGCGTTGATGATCAGTGTGTTTGACACATCCACGTAGACAGGATCAGCAGGGTTTTTACTAACTGCCTGACCACCCTTCACCTTAGACCACCTGTAGGTAAGAAGCCTGTGATAGAGAGGGTCGGCGACAGCCATAATAGGCACCTCCAACACCTTGCCAGGGTCAACGACATACTTTGGTTGGGGCCTCACGTCCAGTTTGGTTTGGTCTGAAATTGGAATAACACAGAGGATGGAGATTGAGCAGTTGTCTGTCCAGGAGCTGACCTAATGTCATCACTTAATGAGTTTCTGGGGCCGATTGCACAAAGTCATTTATGACTTgagtcaaatattaaaatttaagcaCAAAgcttagttttcagttgtgaaagttgaaatttggacacatttgtttcaagataatattgatgaggtggacaaaattttaatttctgaagcCGAAAAATGAACTTTACGATGACCTTTATGCTAGTTGTATGTGGTCTAATCAGTGATGGTTGCTTCCATTTaaagaggtcttttcctttgaaataaaataataaagacaaaatgGTGTGTCTAAATTTCATCGTCCCGGCATCCTCATCATTCTTGTGACATCCAgttttacagtgtaaaatattataaaaagttcttacatgtacctctgtttTAACAATTACATCTTTTAGTGAGCTCACTCAAATTTTGACGtcttattgttttctttctcttacTGTGAGAGAGTATATCATCACATATCAGTATCTTCACATTTTCCCCTATGTCTCTTACAAAACCTTCATTTGTAACAAGAACATACGTACAATTTCTCTTCTTCACCTATTTGTTATGTCTGCAGCCTTACAGCCTTTGACCTCGATTTGACCTCGACCTGGACTTTAAATGTCTTACCTATGACTTTAAGGAAATCATCTGCCAGCTGATAACCAATGCTGATAGACACGTTAATGTCTTACCTATGACATTAAGGAAAGCATCTGCCAGCTGATAGCCAATGCTGATAGAAATGTTAATGTCTTACCTATGACGTTAAGGAAAGCATCTGCCAGCTGATAACCAATGCTGTTGGACACGTTACACTGGACATTCATGAGATCGTATGGTTTACGGACGCCACTGACAGTAAGTTTTGTTCCAGACACTTCTATTTTCCCTGTTATTCCAGCTGAAAGGAAAAGGGAGACATTAGACAAAGTACTCCATGTTCCA from Liolophura sinensis isolate JHLJ2023 chromosome 3, CUHK_Ljap_v2, whole genome shotgun sequence carries:
- the LOC135463472 gene encoding contactin-2-like; translated protein: MNVQCNVSNSIGYQLADAFLNVIDQTKLDVRPQPKYVVDPGKVLEVPIMAVADPLYHRLLTYRWSKVKGGQAVSKNPADPVYVDVSNTLIINATGFDRDQAFLEILGNYSCLVSMGLEKGEGDVVVYTHISSDEEEAKAEPPKINSGFLKKIFFWDVTDSKTLDCTADGIPAVEYEWHRNGVKIVEQPGSVEVSGGRLQLLRPTLNDEGFYQCFASNAHGKSMSTVVEIQKAQLLDYKTLPVANIGTHDVGSHVTLTCRDQPMSVPTAVYDWFIGKSEAIITGGRIVIDQVGDLHFINVEMGDELAGEKTYNCSLYNVVAQLRVSGSPTKFKVNPGMVSAQNRMRA